One window from the genome of Thermosipho affectus encodes:
- a CDS encoding FeoA family protein — MTLDQVPECTKVKILSIMDSNIRNRILGLGIVPGSVVEVVRTSPMGDPRMYRVFNKTISLRNSEANLVEVELLNDSIPLIFASDGEYIVEKLCGGRMFRVKVEKLGVSVGVKLKISNGELYIHEKKVVIGSGMKRKIILRRG, encoded by the coding sequence ATGACTTTGGATCAAGTACCAGAATGCACTAAAGTGAAAATTTTATCAATTATGGATTCAAATATCAGAAACAGAATTTTAGGGTTGGGGATTGTACCGGGGAGTGTAGTTGAAGTTGTACGTACTTCACCGATGGGAGATCCAAGGATGTATAGGGTTTTTAATAAGACAATTTCTTTAAGAAATAGCGAAGCAAACTTAGTTGAAGTGGAATTATTGAATGATTCTATACCATTAATATTTGCTTCTGATGGAGAATATATAGTCGAAAAATTATGTGGTGGAAGAATGTTTAGGGTAAAAGTAGAAAAATTAGGGGTAAGTGTTGGAGTAAAATTGAAAATTTCAAATGGTGAGTTATATATTCATGAAAAAAAAGTTGTTATTGGGAGTGGAATGAAAAGAAAAATAATTTTGAGGAGGGGCTAA
- a CDS encoding ComEA family DNA-binding protein, translating to MVKGKYFKEFVILFLIFLVLTTAVFQKKEIVHEKQKRIYSEQIIDINTATYDQLLALPGIGPTKAKNIIDYREKNGMFYAIDDLLNVSGIGPSTLKKMKPFLRLSKVKNVAKEKVEDKININTASIDELMKLPGIGKVKAREIINYRNKNGLFSSKDELLNVKGIGPKTLEKIESMISF from the coding sequence TCAAGGAATTTGTTATATTATTTTTAATTTTTTTGGTGTTAACGACTGCGGTTTTTCAAAAGAAAGAAATAGTTCATGAAAAACAAAAAAGAATTTACTCTGAACAGATAATTGATATTAATACTGCTACATATGATCAGCTTTTGGCTTTACCAGGAATAGGGCCAACAAAAGCAAAGAATATAATCGATTATAGAGAAAAAAACGGAATGTTTTATGCCATTGATGATTTGCTAAATGTTTCAGGAATAGGTCCATCAACTTTGAAAAAAATGAAACCTTTTTTAAGATTGTCCAAAGTTAAAAATGTAGCCAAAGAAAAAGTTGAAGATAAGATAAATATTAACACTGCTTCAATAGATGAGTTAATGAAACTTCCTGGAATTGGTAAGGTAAAAGCAAGAGAAATAATAAATTACAGAAACAAAAACGGACTATTTAGCTCGAAAGATGAACTATTAAATGTTAAAGGTATAGGACCAAAAACACTGGAGAAAATTGAATCAATGATTTCATTTTAA